The following are from one region of the Silene latifolia isolate original U9 population chromosome 9, ASM4854445v1, whole genome shotgun sequence genome:
- the LOC141600901 gene encoding protein FAR1-RELATED SEQUENCE 5-like, giving the protein MKQTIVNNCKLNIGATKTFRILAEQSNGYANIGASLTEFKNFKRNIKCYIGEKDADMILDYLKALSESQDGFYYAYQVDEDNCLAKIFWADAQARMNYSLFGDTITFDPTYGTNKYHMAFTPFTGVDNHKKSVTFLLCTCRS; this is encoded by the coding sequence ATGAAACAgacaattgttaacaattgtaAACTCAACATCGGGGCTACCAAGACTTTTAGAATTCTGGCGGAACAATCAAATGGGTATGCAAACATTGGTGCATCTCTCACAGAATTCAAGAACTTCaaaagaaatattaaatgttatatagGTGAGAAGGATGCTGACATGATTCTCGATTATTTAAAGGCGCTTTCTGAATCACAAGATGGCTTTTACTATGCTTACCAAGTTGATGAGGATAATTGTTTGGCTAAAATCTTTTGGGCAGATGCACAAGCAAGAATGAATTATTCCTTGTTTGGGGACACCATCACCTTTGATCCTACTTACGGTACTAACAAGTACCACATGGCCTTCACCCCATTCACTGGTGTTGACAACCATAAAAAATCGGTGACTTTTCTTCTTTGCACTTGTCGATCATGA